CTGAAGTATTTAAAGggtaaaagaaaagacaaatgaaGACATGACTGTTATATTGGATAACAtaagacacagaaaaacaagaaaactgaCTACAGACGAATGCATGGAGCTACCtatgtttttaaactgaaacactGTATAAGCTGATACCAACATTGGGATCTccagtttgaaatgaaaacacacaaaaaacaaaaacgtaatTTATTTAGTTATCTGCTGCCAGTTGTTTACTTCAGATTAGTCCTGATATAATGTTCCAGAAGAACACAAATATTTGAGATTTGATATGCAATCCCTTTACTTCTGGACTCACGTAGCGAGCGTTTTCACAATTAGATAAAAAGTTAGGAGACGACTCTCAAATCTCAGACTGTGTTACATAAGAggtcaatattttttttgaatATATCTTCTAATCATTTTCAATATATCATTTAATATCatgacatgcaaacacacaatgcAGTCGTTTATAAGCCCTGGAGGTGAGTCTTCAATAGGAAATATGTGTTGATTAAGATCAAAACAGGAAACCAGGGGTGGAGAAGGGGCGGggctaataaaaaaaacccactcatTTAAACACAGTGATTTCTTGGGTGACATgtgtttttgagaaaaaaatccaaccaTTCTCTTTAGTCACAGATCTCAGATGGACTTGTCTTTTGATCAGTATGTCTTGTGTTAAGATTTTTAAATCATGGTTGGGTGTTTTATAATGTATTGTAATCTGTCACGTGTCCATGAACAGAGGATGAATCATTCTCTTGGTTAATAAAGATTTGaaactacttaaaaaaaacaatgacatatGATGCTACTGATATCTGTTAATCTGGAAATATATCTAATTTATGAATATGTTAACTGTACCTTCTTATTTGGCGGTCTGTCCAgatcttctgtttcttcttcttcctcctcctcctcactgtgtAGTCTCGGCCTGTGATTAGCTGCCGCCAACTGTTTTGAACATGTGGACTTGTGGAAGGGGGCAGTGGGTGGACCTGTAGTTGAGGGACCTGGCGCCATGCTGGTATCCATGGCGATGATATACGAGTCCATGTCGTCATTCATGAAGTCATCAGGAGGGGGCGGCGGCTGTGTGTGCGCTCTGAGTAGTGGCACGGATAGTTGGAAGACAAAGGTCAAAAGAATGAGGAAGTCAAAGGGGAACAAATGTCTCTCCACCTGCATGATGAGATTCActgacagcacactatcatttAAGTTccttcaacccccccccccccccccccccgcctgcCTTTCAGTAATATGAATTCAATATCAGTGTGACTTTGTTGCTCCTCTTCATACATTCAACATtataatgaaaacattcatgatgATTGGAAATGTCAAAGGTTCaggataattaaaaaaaaacactctgttGCTGTTAAGATTTAGAGGTTTTACAGATGTAGTTTTGCAGCACTTTCTATCAACACCATCGCTTGATCTATTCCTAAACCTGTGCTGCATTGATGTAAAGTGAGAAGATTGAAAAagtgctgaaaataaaaaaaatcatattgttATGGAAAACTAGATCATCATTTGTCTCAATATAATGACTTCATAAATAGTCCTGCACCTTGCAGTCAGCTACATTTGCACTCAAACTTATTAACTTATTTCGTCCACCAGGTGGCCTCGCTGCAGTGAAAATGATTGGGATTTCCTGTGTGAAGTCGTGAGAGGTGAAGAAACCTTAAGTAAGGAAGTCAAAATACTTGAGGTTTGCTTTGCCAGTGCTCACAGCTCCTGCTAACCCTAAAGTCTGGCTGACAACTGacctaaaaataaatactttaatacCATCCCGCATAAGGCAAATGTCAGCTTTTTTCATGCgttgtttacacatttaattgtgttttgaGTGTTACCTTCTCGTGTTGTTTTTACAATGGTTGGAGTCCTCAGAAAGTGTTGCCAACACAAAGTTTCCCTCCAGGACGTTGTCTGTTACTGAAAGCACCACAGggctgacacaaacacacacagacacacacaattatcaaacatttttgataatacatttatatatgagctataactttttttttgtttttaactttttttcacaGTTGGTTGGACAATAAGATCAATCTGAGGATGTTGCTTTAGGCTCaagtcatgttgttgctttagGCTCAACATATATTTAATTAATCTTGAGCATAATTGGAAGATTTATGGATAGTGAAAATAACACTGAATGAAGCATGTGATGACCTGACATTTGTATATAGGCTTGCTTACCTGCCTGGCTCATCAAAGTACATAGAAATAGGGAGACCAGTCGACTCTGCAAACACCAACAAACCCTGAGAGGGAAATGACAATATGAAACCTCCTTGTTGAGTGTTTCAAAGCAAGACATTTTGTTCTAAAGAAAACCTTAACCACTTCAACTGTGCCTGTCAGTGCAGTCTGTCTCTTTCCCCTCAAataccttctctccctctctagtACCTCTCCCCCATCTGGACTAATtctctagaattttgttgttgttgttgttgcccgGTTCTCCCTCCCTTCATTATCCGTCTTACCCGCAACTCCTTCAGACAAAAGGTGACGCTGTTGTGAGCTTTAACAGCAAAATGGTCAAACTCGTCTGAAGCCAAACACAGCTCTGTCAGCATGGCCTTGGACTGTTCTGAGAGTGACACgggaagaaaacaaagacaagtgtCAACTCGTGTTTTTGAATCGACTTTGTAAATAATATGGCTGCCAGCTTGCAGGGTTTGAGAAACGTCCTATATATTTAACAGTAGCAATAACAGTACAGTGATATTTACCACACAGAGGCACCACTGGGCACCATTCAgtcctttttcttattttgcacAACTTATTACAAAACTTTACTTTTGCTATAAAAAGCCAAGTCAGGGGGGTTAAATAAAgaactttacatttttaccCTTAAGAAGTGACTATTGTCCATCTAACTGACTGTAATATTGCTAACTTGATTAAGACTTGTATGAATAAAAAGAGGGTTAAAACATTGCAAAAAAGGGTTCACTGGTTTCACAAATCCATTTGCATTAATAACTGCAAGAACAACTGACTGTGCTACTGTGAAAATCACAGACTACTAAGTCACCTGCTTCTTCCTCCACGTGGTTCCTGACCCACATACGTTCATCGCTCACTGAAACAGTCACTTCATCCACAGACTGAGGGAAGTGAACCACCGTGTCCACCAGCAGCCTGAGAACAAAGGAAAATGCAAAATGATCGAGGAAGGACAGAACACagtgaagccaaaaaaaaagtagtactGTGACAATGTGACAGTTTACCAAAGTTGTGAGTCAACTCTGGCCTCAATGCATAATCCTCTTTTATAACACCAGCTACATGTTGCTTTaaacagcctttttatttttcccttcaTTAGAAATGTATTACTTAACACACTGTTGTCCAAAATACCTGCATGAGCAATATAAAtcacttacttttttttaacacaataacaggacaataataataataataataataataataataataataataactttatttatatagcaccttttaaaaacacaggtttacaaagtgctttgacaaacagcaaaaacaagaacaaagcaaactaaaccaaacacagaagaacataaacaacagtaaGAACAGAACAAATGGTACCCATAGTGCACAATAGAAACCAGTACAAATATTTGTAAGTTATCAAGGCTGAAAGAAGACTGTATCTCTCTTTTAAAGTAGAATGAAGAAATATTTACAGACCTGGGATGGGACCTGAATTCATTGGCATAGCTGTCTTTATCAAACACTGCTTGTAAGCTTTCGCTGTCCTGGAAAGACAGGTTATGTGTCTTCAGGAGACCTGCAGAGAAAAATACCAACACTAAAGCACATGGAATAAAATGCAATGAATGTACGATGTGCTACGCTAAAATAAAGTGTGTCATTGTAGAAAAATGTTATCCTCTGTGATCCTTGTAAAACATTGTGAACCGTCTAGAAAGGAAGTGGAACACGTATACCATGTTTGCAGTGCAGAGTGAAGGTGAGGCGGTTCTTCTGCTCATCCAGCTCGATGTGACACTTTTCCACTGTCTTCTCCAGAGACGCCAGAGACCTGAACACGGCCTGCACGCTCTGGCTCACGCCAAGAGGAACATGGGAAGGGGAAAAACCCCACAAGTACCATGACTATGTTGATATgatctaaaaatatatattcacacTGAATATATCGCTAATATAATACAATGAAACTGCTatgagaaaaactttttttttttcaaatctaagtcaaataaaaaatacttctaaacTCTCATATTTACACCTTCAACGTTTCCAATCGCACTTACAGGTAATCATAAAACTGCTCTACCTCCTGAAATTATGACTGAgcacaaaatactttttacaataaagtttgctaaatgaatataaagataaaaacaaggtaattttttgtaaattgttgCGCTTCAGATCTCTAATATATTGTATATCACTGTAACCACAAACCTAACACTTGACCTTATTTAGTTGTTAACCTAATATCATATACTGCTGTGACTGAGACTTTTGGAAAACTAGTGAGCACATAACCATAAAGGTAAAggtcctgttgtttcttatccatcattgcactacggtcactttatttatctcatttttacctttacagctatattgtatatattagtttctgttgttccattattcaccatgcaccttaataacttagaatttagtatttgcctacttgcacatagcgctgtatatatatatttatttctcgtttactgcacatagttctgtttacatctgtttacatctgttagtccgatcactgtccacttatatctactcctttatattttgtattcttaAGTTAAGtctaagctttaagttgtatttaaattgaaactttatatttaggttaaaaagtttcatttacttgcactgttgttaatttactgctctgtgtgcctttgaattgccccccggggacaaataaagttttttgaattgaattgaattgaacaaaTAAGTAATTAATACATGCAGAACATATTAATATAATGTATGTAATTTGTAATGACGGCTAATTAACTTTCATGTGAATGCACTGAGTATGAGACATGAACTATTTTATAATCTCCTCCTCTTCGTGTACCTTTATTGCCATCTTGCAGCGGAAGGCAGGCCCACTTGGGATAGAGTACCTGCATCAGAATGACAAAGCCAAGTTTGAGTTTCAGCTCAACAAGCAcgcaaaaaaaatgtgttgctcagcgcacacgcacacacacacacacactgtgccatttaaacacacgcacactttTCGCACCTGCTGAAGAAGAGAGGTGCAAACAGGAAGCATGCATATGCCGACCGAGAAGAGTTCACAGACCGCAGGGCCAGCTACAAgagagatacaaaaaaaaaaagagtatttaTCATTGACGCAAAGACTGAACTGACAGGAAGCAACAAGTCTGCACGCATGGCAGgaagaaatgtgtgtgcatttgaCAAAGCAGCTCACCCCATCCTCCTGAGGCTCCACATACAGCTCATCACCGATACGAGACAGAGACTGGATGGCTTTGGCCAGTACTGGACGGTAcgtacagaaacagaaacaacattaTTAATGTTATCAGCTTAGCCTTTTGATACTCATGTTCTTGTTAAAGACGAGCCCGGTTCAGCACAACACGTTTAGATACCTTTCACGTTTCCTCCCGTAACGACGCAATCCATTTCTCCTGATACTTGTTTTAGTTAGCAGACTTAAACCAGCGGCTTACTGCACCAAGAAAACCAGGGGATGTAATACTTCAAACGCCGAGAGATCGGTCTTGTacttaaaatattttctgtttgagtTTCATGTGTATTTTAGTTTTGATTTCCATATCGGCTCGGTAGAAGGAGCTTCTCTTTCGAACCTTAGTGTTGTTTACGCCGCCATTACCCGCTTCCGCGGTGCTGACGAATCAGAGGGGCAGAAACTAAGAAGGGGTGTGGTTTTGACTCAACGCATGCGCAATGGCCACATACgttgacatgtttacagctgcaTGTTAGACACATTTAAtaacaatatttgttttttctaaataagCTGAGCAAGTAGAAGTTGTTGTTtcgtataataataataataataaataataatgcatttgtTTACAAAATCATGTTGTATTTGGAAATAACAAAGCTTAAAATCAGAAACTaatgattaaaaataactgCAGAGAAGCATTATTAAGTCTCCAGAACAGTGCCagtgtcaaagtcaaagtcaaagtccactttattgttaatttcaaaatatgccagacatacagtggaatcgaaattgcgtttgtctccgtcccgcgttGCAATACAACCagaataaggtaaaataagataaactaaaatgaggtaaaaataagataaataatatttacagtaataaactCTAGTGTCATACTAGAAgttaattatattatattcctACACCAATGATAAGGAGCTGTCCATACATAAAACCCTATAAAGAATCTAAAAGACTGGTTGTTTCAAAGGTCATCCCTGgggttttcctttttctttcattcgAGGGACATATATAGAAGCTGTGCACTAAAAATGCCCCGTAATTACCACTCATGGGTCATGGTGGGAAGAAAGAGGgcgtgtgtgcacatgtgtaagtcagggagatggagagagagaaacaggaaggaagggagggcaAAACGAAAAAAAATGGGCAGACAGAAAGAGTCAGTTCACAATTATCTCACCTCACTGGTCTTTCTCGTTTGGTCTGCTTCAGGGTGTAAGGTCTGAGGAACGTCACACCGTCTTTCCTCCTTTCACCATTGATAGAAGTGTCTGTAACCAAAGGGGAGTGACTCAAACGACCTTTGTGCACTGAAACTTTCGGATatcacaagagagagagagagagtttgaaaGAACACGACAAGAGAAAAGTCCCATTTCTGTGAAGAATAGAGAGAGACTGCTGCTGAATGTTTTGAGGttagggaggagaggaagacgtGTGAGAGTGAGACATCCGTCCaacacagaaaagaagaaacagaggaatATAAACCTTAAGAGATGGATCCGTCTTGATAAGAAACTATGGAAAGAATCATGGCAAACGATtggagaaataaaagaggaggGAACATCCACCACAGGGAAATAAACATCAAAAGGACAAAATGGTGATGTTATCTACACACAgatgatttcttcttcttcgaggtctcttttttaaagcaactCTTTGCAAATGTCTGCAAGGAATCCACCACTGTTCATAGGACTATATTGTTATGTTTCCGCACAGTCATCGTTGTCATGCTCTTCTGGATTAAATACGCAGCAGATCTCTTCCTAGATGTCTCAGTCACCTAATCCGAAAGACAGTCAGGCTCTGCTGCAGTCCATGCTGCAGAGACTGAAGCTCCAGCCGGGGAGAGAGGGCCAGGTGTACCTGAATGCACCTGCACCCAACACAGCTGTTCACACATGGGTgcaggatggagagaggggagCCTCTGACTTCCAGGGAGTGAACCGCAGCCCTGGTAATGGCTTTGAGTTTGGTTCTAATGATCTCCCCTCAAAAGAGTTTGGGATGTCTTCTGTGGAGATACATCAGCCAGGTCATGCCTATGAAGTGGACCGGGGTCTTATTTCCTTCTCCACccacaaagaaaacactgacagaGACACGGGTGAGAACAGGGTGATGAGGCAGAACACACATATCCCAACTGGAACAGAGCAGCTGTTTCCTGCTAAATCACTCAAAGATGTGGATATCTCTTCCTCTGAGAGAACAGATGGGGGGAATTTTGTCAGTTCTGCAATGATAAGTCACACCCCTGATGATAAAGATGCTGCAACAAGTACAGGACAGGGTCAAGGTTTCACACCCAGAGTCTACATGTGGTCTTTGAAGCCGACAGAAAGTAAAGAGGACCAACTGTTGCACATGGGGAATGGAGGTTTTGGAGCTAAAGATATGCAGGTTGGCTCACCGGGGAAAACAGACAGCATCTCCAGAAGACAACAGCGACCAGCTGGGAATAAAACGAGAAGATGGACTCAGAAGATaaaggagagatggagagacaggCAGGGCAGTTTTGGCAAAAAGGGAAAAGAGGAAGGCGGGGGAGAAGACCAGAAGAGAGAGCAAGGAACTGGAGtgagtaaagttttttttctattgtcaaaactttaaaaggaaaacatgtaAGTGATACTGACGCTTGTTTACTGCACAGATTTTACCTCAAAACCAGCCGATGACAGCAGAAACTCTCATCAACACGCCAAATAAGGAAGATGAAAGACCGGCCCCTTCACTGGACAGCAGTGACCCCAGTAAAACCACCCCTGCTCAGACAGAGGATGGCATCAATGAAGGATACATGAGGTAAGCTACTTACAGGTCCTACAAACAGTACTTCATTTACCAAAGGGTCACGCATGCTAAAAGTTCTCCGGCTGGTTTTGGTGTTTCGTCTCTCGGGCCAAAAGCAACATGATTGAAATATGTGAAGTATTTCTGAGACGTCTCAAAGCTCAGCTGTGATATTAGTTTggtctcatgtttttttttttttccctctagtGTGCCAAACACACCTCTGTCACTGACAGCATCTGTCATTACAACATGTACCACACACTTCAGCATTGAGAACAGTCTCGTGGGGATGTTTTACACATGTTTGATAAGAAAACATCATCAGTGAAATATTCAGATGCTTTTTAACAAAGGGCAATAAAGAAACAACGTACATGAAgtcacaaaggaaaaaaaagaacgatTCATGCATACAGAATGACCCTCGCCAGTGTTGTTAGATTATACTTCATATCATTAGCACTGATGttttaaatgatacatttcACTGATAGTACTGTGGGTACAATGAGCGACTTACTGAGTGACTTGTTAGGCAGTTTACATTACTGAGACTATTTGAACACAAGCTGTTCTCTTAAA
This is a stretch of genomic DNA from Labrus bergylta chromosome 9, fLabBer1.1, whole genome shotgun sequence. It encodes these proteins:
- the rad9a gene encoding cell cycle checkpoint control protein RAD9A produces the protein MDCVVTGGNVKVLAKAIQSLSRIGDELYVEPQEDGLALRSVNSSRSAYACFLFAPLFFSRYSIPSGPAFRCKMAIKSVQAVFRSLASLEKTVEKCHIELDEQKNRLTFTLHCKHGLLKTHNLSFQDSESLQAVFDKDSYANEFRSHPRLLVDTVVHFPQSVDEVTVSVSDERMWVRNHVEEEAEQSKAMLTELCLASDEFDHFAVKAHNSVTFCLKELRGLLVFAESTGLPISMYFDEPGSPVVLSVTDNVLEGNFVLATLSEDSNHCKNNTRRAHTQPPPPPDDFMNDDMDSYIIAMDTSMAPGPSTTGPPTAPFHKSTCSKQLAAANHRPRLHSEEEEEEEETEDLDRPPNKKFCSLFFGSVLPPSSQMTTQPVSSQEVLASDSEDDSHAE